One segment of Candidatus Methylomirabilota bacterium DNA contains the following:
- a CDS encoding nidogen-like domain-containing protein: MRSLKTAVAAVAVLGLLVAAVSGAYAGAIHDAGLFTTVLNRNDDGSVGPVSIGFGINFFGLNSGNQTTLFVNNNGNVTFNSALSEFTPFPLLTTNVPMIAPFFADVDTRAAGSDVVRYGQATINGHSVFGVNWINVGYFFERDEHLNSFQLIITDRSDTGAGNFDFEFNYDAITWETGEASDGDANGLGGDSARAGWSNGSNKSFELAGSAINGALLDTNCPNGATGLTCHDLNSSILGQYIFSVRNGVVIPPPTGVPAPGALVLLGAGLLGAGTTALLRRRAK; encoded by the coding sequence ATGAGATCGCTCAAAACAGCGGTAGCCGCCGTGGCAGTGCTTGGACTCCTCGTCGCCGCTGTCTCAGGCGCCTACGCGGGGGCCATCCACGATGCCGGGCTCTTCACGACCGTGTTGAACCGGAACGACGACGGCTCGGTGGGGCCCGTCAGCATTGGGTTCGGCATCAACTTCTTCGGGCTCAACAGTGGGAATCAGACCACGTTGTTCGTAAATAACAACGGCAACGTGACGTTCAACTCGGCGCTGTCGGAGTTCACGCCGTTCCCCCTGCTCACCACCAACGTGCCGATGATCGCGCCGTTCTTCGCCGACGTCGACACGCGGGCGGCGGGTAGTGACGTGGTGCGGTACGGTCAGGCCACGATCAACGGCCACTCGGTGTTTGGTGTGAACTGGATCAACGTCGGCTACTTCTTCGAACGCGACGAGCATCTCAATTCCTTCCAACTCATCATCACCGACCGCTCGGATACGGGCGCCGGCAACTTCGACTTCGAGTTCAACTACGACGCCATCACCTGGGAAACCGGCGAGGCGAGCGACGGTGACGCAAACGGCTTGGGTGGCGACTCGGCTCGGGCCGGCTGGTCGAACGGCAGCAACAAGAGCTTCGAGCTCGCCGGCTCGGCCATCAACGGCGCGCTCCTCGACACCAACTGCCCCAATGGCGCCACCGGCCTCACCTGCCACGACCTGAACAGCAGTATCCTCGGCCAGTACATCTTTTCCGTGCGCAACGGCGTGGTGATTCCGCCCCCCACCGGCGTGCCGGCCCCCGGGGCGCTCGTGCTCCTCGGCGCCGGGCTCCTCGGCGCGGGCACGACGGCGCTGCTGAGACGCCGCGCGAAGTAG